The genomic interval CCGCGATGGATGGCTCGGCATTATAAATAACCGGAAATCCTGGCACACGTTTAAAGCGCTTATAGCCCCACATATACTGACTGGGGAAACGGTCAATCATCCGCTCGATGGCGTGGTTCATCGCGGTTGTCGCTGTCACCATGTTTTTGTCATACAAGGCGGGGTCAGTTAGCTCATCACAATAAATATCAAAGCCTTGTCCATCATCACGGCGTACACAGGTCAAACCCACCAAGCTACATTTGGTTTTACTGGCTAATTTGCTAGCAAGAGTGCTGGTTAGTGTCGGAATGCCAAAAAACGGCACCACTTCACCGCCAGATGGGTCGGGGACATGATCGGGCAATATGATACTAAAACCGCCTGCTTTTAAGGTTTTAAAAATCGCTTTGACCCCAGTAGCATCGGTTGGTACCAAAGTTGCGTTGAGCCGTTGACGCCCTTGCAATACAAACTGATTGGCTTGTTCACCTTTCACAGGTTTATACATAATGGTCGGTGCACCAAACTGGTTAAGCCACGCATTCATGATCTCCCATGTCCCCAAATGCGGCACAATTGCAAGCATGCCATTGGGATTTTGTAAGCCTTGCATCAGAACTTGTTGATGATGTATGGTATGAATTTGTTTGACCGACCACGCAGGTGGCATCGCCCAGCTTTTAGCCGATTCGACCATATTTTTGCTTTGATTGGCAATACAGGCTCTGGCAAGCTGGTCACGCTGGGTTTCGGTGAGTTCAGGATAGACAAGTCGTAAGTTAGTATCCACCGTTTTCATGATACTTTTGTCACGACGAAGTGAAATGATAAAGCTTGCGATATGTGCCAATAGATACAGCATCCACATTGGCACATATTTGAGAAGAGTAAAGGCATTCATCTAATTAAAGGTGTGACCTTGATTAAGA from Moraxella osloensis carries:
- a CDS encoding lysophospholipid acyltransferase family protein, whose product is MNAFTLLKYVPMWMLYLLAHIASFIISLRRDKSIMKTVDTNLRLVYPELTETQRDQLARACIANQSKNMVESAKSWAMPPAWSVKQIHTIHHQQVLMQGLQNPNGMLAIVPHLGTWEIMNAWLNQFGAPTIMYKPVKGEQANQFVLQGRQRLNATLVPTDATGVKAIFKTLKAGGFSIILPDHVPDPSGGEVVPFFGIPTLTSTLASKLASKTKCSLVGLTCVRRDDGQGFDIYCDELTDPALYDKNMVTATTAMNHAIERMIDRFPSQYMWGYKRFKRVPGFPVIYNAEPSIAVAVRQRYPKLSNHDIINSLT